TCGGTGTTACCGAAAGGTTTGTAGAAAATACTGCCCAAGTCTTGAATCATGAAGCGTGCGACGCGCGTACCGGCATCGACGGCGGTCAAAATGAACAAGGCCTCAAACAGCAGGGCGAAGTGATACCAGAACGCCATCATGGCTTCGCCCGGAATCAGGCGGCTCATAATGTGCGCCATACCGACTGCGAGAGTGGGTGCACCGCCCGCACGGGACAGGATGGTGTTTTCGCCGACTTCCTTAGCGGTGTGCAACAGGGTTGCGGCATCGACAGGGAAGTTCAGCTTGGTGGTAATCACTTCGGCGGCGGTATTGGCATCCGTACCGATCAGGGCGGCAGGGCTGTTCATCGCGAAGTACACGCCGGGATCAAGCGAAGCGGCGGCAGCAAGCGCCATAATGGCTACGAAACTTTCCATCAACATACCGCCGTAACCGATCATACGGACGTGGGTTTCGTTTTCCAGCATTTTCGGCGTAGTGCCGGAAGAAATCAGCGCGTGGAAGCCCGAAACCGCACCGCAGGCGATGGTGATGAACAAGAACGGGAACAATGCGCCTGAGAATACCGGGCCGGAACCGTCGATAAAGTGGGTAACCGCAGGCATTTGCAAAGCGGGATTGACAATGACGATGCCCAAAGCCAAGGCCGCGATCGTACCGATTTTCAGGAAGGTAGAGAGATAGTCGCGCGGGGTCAGCAAGAGCCAGACCGGCAATACTGAAGCCACGAAACCGTAAATCATAATCGCCCAAGTCAATTGGATGCCGTCAAGGTCGAACCAATGCCCAAAGGAACTTTTCGCCACATCTTCGCCGTAAACCACCGCCAACATCAGCAAAATAAAGCCGACGATGGAAATTTCGCCGATTTTGCCCGGACGGATATAACGCGTGTAGATACCCATAAACAGCGCAATCGGCATCGTTGCGGCAATGGTAAACGTACCCCAAGGGCTGTGAACCAGCGCTTTTACGACAATCAACGCCAACACCGCCATAATGATGACCATAATCATCAAAATACCGATGGACGCAATCACGCCGGGAACAGTGCCGAGTTCCTGTTTCACAATATCGCCCAAAGACTTACCGTCGCGGCGCATAGAGACGAACAAGACCATCATATCCTGTACCGCGCCGGCAAATACCACGCCGAAGATAATCCACAAAGTACCGGGCAGATAACCCATTTGCGCCGCCAAAACCGGACCGACCAAAGGGCCCGCGCCGGCAATCGCGGCAAAGTGGTGTCCGAACAATACGCCTTTGTGCGTCGGAACGTAGTCCAAACCGTCGTTGTGGCGTTCTGCCGGAGTCAGGCGGTCAGGATCGAGCCGCATCACGCGGTTGGCGATGTAGAGGCTGTAAAAACGGTAGGCGATGCAGTAAACGGATATGGCGGCGGTAACCATCCATACCGCGCTGACCTGTTCGCCGCGGCTGAGAGCTAAAGTGGTAAAGGATGCTACGCCGACCAGTACCACTATGCCCCAGATCAAAAATGATTTGAGCGATTTCATTGATTTATCCTTAAAACGTGATGCACAAAGGCTTGCTTTAGCGACAAACTGCCTTAATGCGCTTCAGAAAGACCAATCATTATAGTCTTCATGATTTCAGAGTGAAATGTCATTTCAACCCAAATTCGACTGAAAACAAAATGATTAGTTCGTCCGTAAGATTAACACAAACAGACAATACACCCTTTAGTTTTTACTTTAAAACTAAAAATTTCTTAACATATCGCAAGTGAAAGGCCGTCTGAAAATCCAAATCTTCAGTTTTCAGACGGCCTGACAAACGGTCAATGCTATAATCCGACATTCCCATTTCTCTATATTGCCATACCATGCAAAACAACGATTTCGAAACCATGCGCCTCTCCAAACGCATGGCGCAATTGGGCTTATGCTCGCGCCGCGAGGCAGACAGCTACATCGAGCAAGGCTGGGTCAAAGTCAACGGACAAACCGCCGTACTCGGTCAAAAAGTCACCGAGCTCGACCGCATCGACCTCAACAAACAAGCCCATGAAAAACAAGCTGCGCGCGTCACCATCATTCTGAACAAACCCGTCGGCTACGTCAGCGCGCAGGCAGAAAAAGGCTATAAATCCGCCGCCGAACTCATTACCGCCAACAACCATTGGGAAGACGATGACAGCCGTATCCCTTTCAGCGAAAAGCACAAATTCGGTTTGGCCCCCGCCGGCCGCCTGGATATCGACTCCGTCGGATTGTTGGTACTCACTCAGGACGGCCGCATTGCCAAACAACTGATTGGCGAAAACAGCAACAGCGAAAAAGAATACCTCGTCCGCGTCCGCGGCAAACTGGACGACAAAGGCCTCGCCCTGCTCAACCACGGCTTGAGTTTGGACGGAGAAAAATTGCGTCCCGCCAAAGTCGAATGGCAAAACGAAGACCAGTTGCGCTTTATTTTGCGACAAGGCAAAAAACGCCAAATCCGCCGCATGTGCGAACTGGTCGGTCTGCGTGTCGTCGGTTTGAAACGCATCCGTATGGGCAAAGTCAAACTCGGCAGACTGCCGCCGG
This genomic interval from Neisseria flavescens contains the following:
- a CDS encoding pseudouridine synthase, with amino-acid sequence MQNNDFETMRLSKRMAQLGLCSRREADSYIEQGWVKVNGQTAVLGQKVTELDRIDLNKQAHEKQAARVTIILNKPVGYVSAQAEKGYKSAAELITANNHWEDDDSRIPFSEKHKFGLAPAGRLDIDSVGLLVLTQDGRIAKQLIGENSNSEKEYLVRVRGKLDDKGLALLNHGLSLDGEKLRPAKVEWQNEDQLRFILRQGKKRQIRRMCELVGLRVVGLKRIRMGKVKLGRLPPGKWRYLRADESF
- a CDS encoding carbon starvation CstA family protein → MKSLKSFLIWGIVVLVGVASFTTLALSRGEQVSAVWMVTAAISVYCIAYRFYSLYIANRVMRLDPDRLTPAERHNDGLDYVPTHKGVLFGHHFAAIAGAGPLVGPVLAAQMGYLPGTLWIIFGVVFAGAVQDMMVLFVSMRRDGKSLGDIVKQELGTVPGVIASIGILMIMVIIMAVLALIVVKALVHSPWGTFTIAATMPIALFMGIYTRYIRPGKIGEISIVGFILLMLAVVYGEDVAKSSFGHWFDLDGIQLTWAIMIYGFVASVLPVWLLLTPRDYLSTFLKIGTIAALALGIVIVNPALQMPAVTHFIDGSGPVFSGALFPFLFITIACGAVSGFHALISSGTTPKMLENETHVRMIGYGGMLMESFVAIMALAAAASLDPGVYFAMNSPAALIGTDANTAAEVITTKLNFPVDAATLLHTAKEVGENTILSRAGGAPTLAVGMAHIMSRLIPGEAMMAFWYHFALLFEALFILTAVDAGTRVARFMIQDLGSIFYKPFGNTDSIPANLIATFFAVALWGYFLYTGVTDPLGGINSLWPLFGIANQMLAGVALIMCAVVLIKMKRDRYVWVALVPAVGVLFVTCYAGLQKLFHSDPRVSFLAHAGKYSDALAKNEVLAPAKDIGEMAQIIFNDKINAGLTALFLLVVVIVAIYGVRTALKARKVGWPTAKEIPAVYRDGKQPEAQSEA